From the Papilio machaon chromosome 13, ilPapMach1.1, whole genome shotgun sequence genome, the window TTGCGACTTCTGTTCGCGCCGGTTCCGCAAGAAGGCGGCCTTGATGAACCACATGGTGGCGCACCAGAACGACCGGCCGCATGCGTGTAACCTGTGCGGTGTGCGGTATGTGCGCAAGTGTGACCTCATGAACCATCTGAAGGTGCATGCCTTTGTGCCTGACAACCACGACACTATGGATTATGGTGAGTAAACCTAATAACTCAAGGTCGTTTGGTTTGGTCGTTTAATCTACACTGAGTACGGCCCCTTAACAACTTGAAagattgaaaatgttttatagtttttgtacctcgtattttatatactttaatacTGTTTGTTTCATAAAACAAAGCTAACTGTGATGCTAGACTTATTCATTTCAGAAAGTGTTTTACGGGTATTGTTATATTACTTAAGTTGTCCTCATAaagttgtttaatataaataaagtatttaagttttcttttccaGATGATGTTATTAATAACAGTCCACTATTAAAGCCAAAGAAAAAAAGGGGacgacgaaaaaaaaatccagaaCCAGAAGAggtaaatcttaattttttttcgcatAATAACTCCAAAAATTTTACCATTAACAGTGACATTGCTTGATCATAGCTATTGTTGCAAACTGTTAGAGACTAATGAAAGTCTAGTATCCAAGTCAGCATAAAGAAACGGAGTCTCGTGTCATAACATGATATTACTGTGACGTGACGTTTTTTATTGCTTGACAATGTTACAGCTGAAGTTGTCTAATATTTACCTTATAATTCAGACCTTATGTTGTAGAATGGTGTGTGGGAAAACATGACGTCAGCGAGGACACAGCAATGGCAGAGACGCGCGCGCACTCCCGTACGGCGCTCCCCCTCCCCGCCCTCGGAGCCGGACCCACCCCCAGAGCCCTCACCGCCCTCCCCACCCTCGCCACTACCACCCACCGACCCTTCGCGACCCTTTGTATGTCGCCATTGTGGGGTCGGCTTCGCGAGAGAAAAAGCGCTACAGTCACATTCTAGAGTAagttcttttatacatattactagctttttcttgctgaattaaaaaacaaatttcatcgagatccgttaagccgttttagagataccttcaaacaaacatccatccatccatccaaatattctcatttataatattagtaagattaatgtgGTTAATACAATGTATTCTGCAGATCCACGGCGGCGATTCACCAGTGGAGTGCGGAGATTGCGGCGAACTGTACTGGTCCCGAGAGGCACTCGCCGCTCACGCCGCTCACAAACACCCGCACGCTGCACCTCGCGCACGACGTGATCCCTCATACGAACTTTCCAACTCAGGTACACCTACCttaatatatcttttaaagaGAATTGTCCGAAAAAAGACTTCCACCAAATTAGTGAAATACTATTGTGGTATATATATGcaagtaaaatgaaaatatattttttatttaaatacctacttttagcaatttatttttaaagattaattttcttgttttgTATCGGACCAGTTTGTTCTATTAGTCAAggcattttatttgatactcATGGTGAGGGATTGTACATCTATGTCGTACGCCATTTTCTAAAAGCTGCCATCTTGGATTCACAATGACATCTTGAATTAAGTTTGTATTTAACaaggttatatttttgtgtagaCGATGACTACGACTACCGCATGTCGTCAATGGAGTCAAGTGGGGAGCGCACTGGGTACGAAGCTCGCGGGCCAGAGCTGCGCTGCCAGGACTGCGGAGTCGCCTTCCAACGTGTCGACTTGTTACGCCGTCACGTTGCTGCCGCTCATAAGTATGTAGTTTTAAGAAAGAAGACAGTAAGAGGTCTTTGCCAAAAAAGTTTCTTGTACAACAGAGAAAGAAATAAGTGTCCTTTaaagcttgtttttttttttgggtggctctatgccgccctctcgttccccCTAATTATTTTTGGGTCCTGGGGTGCGGgtttatctttatttctttaccttTAAGGCTTGTTAGGAAGCTTACACTATCTCCAAGTGACATGGGCtatgtttattactagatatttttataaatctttatgtACGAAGTCAACTGTTACAATAATGTAAGGATGAATaatatgtacaaatttgaCAGTTACAAGCGGCACGATAGTACGAGCAGTGCTGGTGGTGGTGGGGGAGGGGGAGGGGGCGCTTGGGGGTGGGGCGAGCACGCGTGCGATGTGTGCGGAGAGACCTTCGCCGATCCTCTGCAGCTGCTGGCTCATGCCGAGGGCCATGCGGAGCGACACCGGCCCAATGCCACCAGGTATAAGGTCCAAGCATTCTTACAGAAACTTATCGAGATCACTATCTTCCCATATAGATAGAGAATTTCTTACGATtgcttttacatttattcacaTATTCAGTGGTGGATTTTCcgttaagtaaaatttattttttaaattgtcaatagaattttgaattttggtCCCTTTTCAGATTAAAAAGAATGGGTCGCGGCAAAACTAGTACGGCATCATCTAATAACTCGAGACAGTTTCCCTGTAAAGAGTGCGGTAAGCaagtaacatatttatattgcaTATTCACTCGAGTTTAATGAAATAAGCAAAAGTGAATTACTTTTGCTTATTTCATTTGATTAGTTGATTGATTCAgttgatttatttgtatgttttcaGGCAAGGTGTTCGGTTCGCGCAGCTCGCAACAGATCCACGTGCGTATTCACACAGGAGAGCGGCCGTACGCCTGCCGCTTCTGCTGGAAGGCTTTCGCGGACGGCGGCACTCTGCGCAAACACGAGCGTATACACACCggtattacataaatacacaTCTCAATGACTTAAACGCATCTTTATATGCGCcttcctttaaaataatattatgcttTTATATTGCAGGTGAGAAGCCATACGGATGTGCGGTCTGCCCGCGCGCTTTCAACCAACGCGTCGTGTTGCGAGAACATGTTCGCTCCCACCACTCCGCTCCCAACAAACGAACCAACGGTACTAATACATCGCACAAACTAACAcgacacataaaatattttaatcacataataattttttttaatcacataataatttttttaatcacataattcgtgttaaaaatattttttggttgATAGGCAGCAACGTGTACATGTGCGTGGTTTGTGATCGCACTCTCCATTCCAGCGTGGAGCTGGTGCAGCATCTCATACAGCACTGCGACGCCAACACCGCCCTCAAGCGGCAGCCGCAGGCGAGCATTTACATCACTTGTTGATTTTCAACGTCTAAGTTTGATTGTAtgataattgtaattaaatattcacagAACGGACCTCGGAAGTACAAGCGGCGGCGGAAATTGAAAACTGAACTGGTGTCGCCGAAACGCGAGTGGGAGGAGCAGGAGCGTGCTTCCTCCCCCTCCGCCGCCTCGGGTGCATCCCGCTCTCCGTCGCGGACCTCGCCCCCACCCTCACCACCACCGCGTCGTCTCGCCTCCCCGCCGCGTCGCGTCCCACCCCCTCCGCGTCGTCGACGTCGCCGCGCGGCCCAACCCCCTCCCCGCCCCCGCATGATACACACCGAAGAAGCCAGACCCAGGACTAAACAagttagtatataatataatttaataatttgttaaaacaaattagatttcgattctttattaataaatattcttgATTGTGACAGGTGCGCGGTCGCAAATCGCCAAGGCAGCCGGCTGACGACCTGCGTGCAATCGCCATGCCCGCCTCGCCGCCGTCACCCCCCTCGCCGGGCATGGCGCACGCGTCCCCCGCCTCCCCCGACACGTTGTCCCCGCGCTCACAGCACTCTCCCAACTCCCCGGCCGGACCGTACAAGTGCGAGATGTGCTCCCTGGAATTTGAAGACCGCGATGCGCTGCTGCTTCACGTGCCCGTACACATTTGACGCACGAGCTCTCGACTACGCACACGGAATTGTAGAAATCTCGCCGGTGTTTAAACACACTTGTGGGTacatatcttaatataatagTGCAGTGATGGCGAACCTTTACGTGTCGAGTACTTTATCAAggaatgtttgtttgtcaGAGACGTGCCATCAagtaatttttactattataaggAACATTCCGCAGCGTACGGGTTATTTGTGTTGGCTCGTCATTGTGCCTCGTGTCCTTGGTTCGCTATCCCTGTATTAGTGTGTGGTGTAAATACATCTCACTCGGGTATTTATACGAATAAGACacgcattttaattttgttaatacacTTACCTAATTTGGAcgcttatttaattttttttttttagagaacATGGTCATGTGAATGTGGTAATAATTACTCGAATCGTTCAATcgcaaaatttgtattaagacAGTATTTAAGATGGTTcttatataaatgtacatatttgaatataatatgcaattaaaaacttttaattcgtgtaaataaatgattttgtaaaaaattaggaatcaaattataattttaaccgTAACTGTCTAACCATCggttaaactatatttaacataatattacaatCTAATGAGTTCTAGTATTCTGGGTTTAAActttagaaatttataaatagccggtttttttatgtattctatgaaccaaacaaaaataatcctATACACATCGTGCGAGaatcttgtaaaataaacaaaaacaaatattttgcaagTGACCCTTTCTTCtcctgttaattttattattttgataaaaaaagttaaaattctaaagaaatagataaaattggCAAAAAATCGATACAAATTTTACTGAGAAATCATTTAATTGACTTTGTTGATCTTTGAGCCaactatgtatttatattaaataatataattatgaaaataataataattgttattgctGTCCTTTGAAAGGTGGTTATTCTGTTGTAATACGCTAATTGACTGATTTATCGATTAGTTCATTGTAAagataa encodes:
- the LOC106707353 gene encoding zinc finger protein 358 isoform X2 — encoded protein: MEPSGVDFNLHWEEVVIKTSEEIIADTDQMAAENLMYLSQDVVGYAEPVLPDELNVECVTEEVITDDWVLAGGQERVEVPMEQLVHNVSDVKVENDIDVPLPTDQDQYTAMRPWPCDFCSRRFRKKAALMNHMVAHQNDRPHACNLCGVRYVRKCDLMNHLKVHAFVPDNHDTMDYDDVINNSPLLKPKKKRGRRKKNPEPEENGVWENMTSARTQQWQRRARTPVRRSPSPPSEPDPPPEPSPPSPPSPLPPTDPSRPFVCRHCGVGFAREKALQSHSRIHGGDSPVECGDCGELYWSREALAAHAAHKHPHAAPRARRDPSYELSNSDDDYDYRMSSMESSGERTGYEARGPELRCQDCGVAFQRVDLLRRHVAAAHNYKRHDSTSSAGGGGGGGGGAWGWGEHACDVCGETFADPLQLLAHAEGHAERHRPNATRLKRMGRGKTSTASSNNSRQFPCKECGKVFGSRSSQQIHVRIHTGERPYACRFCWKAFADGGTLRKHERIHTGEKPYGCAVCPRAFNQRVVLREHVRSHHSAPNKRTNGSNVYMCVVCDRTLHSSVELVQHLIQHCDANTALKRQPQNGPRKYKRRRKLKTELVSPKREWEEQERASSPSAASGASRSPSRTSPPPSPPPRRLASPPRRVPPPPRRRRRRAAQPPPRPRMIHTEEARPRTKQVRGRKSPRQPADDLRAIAMPASPPSPPSPGMAHASPASPDTLSPRSQHSPNSPAGPYKCEMCSLEFEDRDALLLHVPVHI
- the LOC106707353 gene encoding zinc finger protein 358 isoform X1, with amino-acid sequence MEPSGVDFNLHWEEVVIKNSPKHENDTMCNLDSVQSYSAMTSEEIIADTDQMAAENLMYLSQDVVGYAEPVLPDELNVECVTEEVITDDWVLAGGQERVEVPMEQLVHNVSDVKVENDIDVPLPTDQDQYTAMRPWPCDFCSRRFRKKAALMNHMVAHQNDRPHACNLCGVRYVRKCDLMNHLKVHAFVPDNHDTMDYDDVINNSPLLKPKKKRGRRKKNPEPEENGVWENMTSARTQQWQRRARTPVRRSPSPPSEPDPPPEPSPPSPPSPLPPTDPSRPFVCRHCGVGFAREKALQSHSRIHGGDSPVECGDCGELYWSREALAAHAAHKHPHAAPRARRDPSYELSNSDDDYDYRMSSMESSGERTGYEARGPELRCQDCGVAFQRVDLLRRHVAAAHNYKRHDSTSSAGGGGGGGGGAWGWGEHACDVCGETFADPLQLLAHAEGHAERHRPNATRLKRMGRGKTSTASSNNSRQFPCKECGKVFGSRSSQQIHVRIHTGERPYACRFCWKAFADGGTLRKHERIHTGEKPYGCAVCPRAFNQRVVLREHVRSHHSAPNKRTNGSNVYMCVVCDRTLHSSVELVQHLIQHCDANTALKRQPQNGPRKYKRRRKLKTELVSPKREWEEQERASSPSAASGASRSPSRTSPPPSPPPRRLASPPRRVPPPPRRRRRRAAQPPPRPRMIHTEEARPRTKQVRGRKSPRQPADDLRAIAMPASPPSPPSPGMAHASPASPDTLSPRSQHSPNSPAGPYKCEMCSLEFEDRDALLLHVPVHI